A stretch of DNA from Rheinheimera sp. MMS21-TC3:
TCAGCAGTTTGATGCACTTTTAAACCTTCCATAATACTATCAAGATTATAAAGCATCAAAATTCGCATCTCTGCTGTTAAATCAGGTGTTATTGACATAATGACATCCCCGTTTAGTTAGACACTCCACCATAGTCTGCATTAAGGGCAAAGAAAAGCTTTAGTCTTTACTTTTATGAAATAAAAAGCCCAGTCATTTATAGGATGACTGGGCTGCTGCAGTTTAAGTTTTTAGCTTAAAGCCGTTGAGCATCAGCTGCTATACCGGTTTTAGGCATAGTTGCTTTTAACGGTGTGATAGGTTCTTGGAATAACTTTTTATTTAAGAAATCTACAGCTTGCTGTAATTGCGCATCAGTACCTTGGAAAGTGGCAAATGGCATATTATCTACTTCAATATCTGGGCTAACACCATAACCTTCAATTATCCAGCTACCATCCATTGCATACTGAGCTGTTTCAGCCACTCTAGCCATACCATTATCACTTAAACTGTTGCGGCCTGTTAACCAAACACCGGCACCTGATGTACGCTTACCCACTAAAGGCGCTAGGCCTAACGTTTTAATACCAGCGGAGAAGGTTTCACCATCAGAGTAAGTAAGCTGATCCGTTAACACCACTAAGTGACCGCGGAAAGTTTGCTGCATATTGGTATAGGCACTACCTTGAGTCGGTTGCCAAAAAGCCCAAGCTTTACGCAATAGCTTTTCAATAATCCAACTATCAATATTACCGCCACGGTTACGTCTAACATCTATAATTAAGCCCTTTTTATCATAGTTAGCGTAAAATTCACGGGCAAAATTAGCAATATCATTAGCACCCATGGCATACAAGTGTAAGTAGCCAAACTCATTATTACTTTGCTCTGATACTTTTTGTTGGTTATGCCATACCCAGTCTTGATAACGTAAGTGACTGTCATAACCAGTAGGAATTGCTACGGTTTGCCAAGTGTTCTTACCACGTTGCACATTAAGTAAAACCTGCTTACCTGCTTGGTTACGTAACTGCTGCACTAAATCAGCTTCATTAGTAACCTTAACACCATTAATGGCAGTAATAACATCACCTTCACTGATATTCACACCAGGTTTAGCTAAAGGAGAAAGCATAGATAACACTTCAGGATCAGAATGATAAATATGCTCAACCTTTAACCCTGACTTATCAGATACAAATTGTGCACCTAAATTAGCCATCTTAGGCTGAACATCTGTTTTACGATAATCCCCACCTCGAACTTGAGAATGCAGCGCATTTAGCTCACCCATCATTTGACCAAAAACATCATCTAACTCGTAACGGTCGGTTACCCGATCAACTAAAGGTTGATATTTTTCTTTACTGGCCTGCCAATCAAGTCCACGCATACCTTTATCAAACAAGAAGTCACGGTGCATACGCCAAGCATCAACAAACATTTGTTGCCATTCATCTTTTGGCGATAACGCTAGTTGCCAGCTGTTTATATTTAAATAGTTATGCTTTAAATCATTAGGCAGCTTAGCGCCTGCCCCTACTACCAACATACCAGCATTGCCACCTTTAGTAGGTTGGCGTAAAAACAATAACTTGCCATCGTTAGCTAATTGATAATCTGCAACCTCGGGCGCATAAGTCTCAACTTTTGCTGACGTACGGCTAAACTCAACTTGCTTTAAGCTACGGCTGCGGCCAGCGCTGTCTAGCATATATAAGCGACTATCGTTTGCTGCTAATTTATAATAGTTACCTGCTGCAATCGGTACTTGCCATAAGCGTTGTTGGATACCATCCCAATCTACCAATGAACCTTTTTTACCCTCACGACTTTTTTGAGCAGCTTTATCATCGCAAACTTCTATTTCTTGCTCAGGCCTAAAAGCAAAACAAGCTTGTTGCTTTAAGCTTACTGCATAAATTTCATTACGGTTGCCAAACATAGGTCCCATATTTCGATCACCCCAAGGGCTACTTGGGGTCGCAACCAATTTACGATCTGACACAAAATATAACCACAGGCCATCTGAGCTAATCGCTGATGAAAATGAATTGTATTTATCTGAAGTAATTAGTTCAGACTTTTTATCCGCTAAACTATATAAACCTACACGTACACGTTCTGCATTAGCAGGGTTAAAGGTAAAGGTTAATAATTGGCTATCTGCAGACCATGACAAATCATTGTAAGGTCTTAAGCCAATGCCCCCTTCATAAATCTTAGTATTTTTACCGTTCTTGAGATCTAATAACCACAGGTCACCCGCTTTGTCATCGTGTGCGATATAATTACCATCTGGCGACAACGATAACTGCCAACGGTGATCGCTGCTATTTTTGGTTAATTGACTATGGTTTTTACTACCGTCTGCGGCAAAGCGCCAAATCTCATTTTCACCACTAGCATCATTAATGGCGTAAACCCAATTACCATCTTTACTTAAAATAGCATCTCTTGAGCGACTATTAGCCGGCGTATCTACCTGCACTAAACGACGATTACCTGTAGAACTAATGACTATTTGGCCACGCGCAGTAATAGCTGCTGCTTGGCTCTTGGCAGTTTGGCTTTGATAATTGGCGCTGGTTAAATAATTTAATGGCTTATCAAGCCAACGTTCACGTTGTTGCACACGATCAGAAGCTAAAGCTATGCTAACAGGCTTAGTGGTATTGTCACGGACATTAAATAGATGTAAATCCGCACCTAGTTGATAAACAATTTGGCCATCAGACATGCTGGCACGACCTATGCGCCAATCCTTATAAAAACTGTGTTGCCGGAACTCTTTGCCCTGTGCATCCACTGACCAAATATTACTATTACCATCAGCATCACTTATAAAGTACACCCGATTTTGATAATACATTGGCTGACTAATATTACCTTGATGATTTTTACTTAGTAAAACAGCTTCTTGTTTAGAGCCCATTTGCCAACGCCATAGCTCACCCATAGCGCCACCACGATATACTTTAGTATTATCACCGTACAAAGAGACACCAAAACGAGTAAAGAATAGCTGATTCCCCTTCTCATCTAAGCTACCACCAGAGGCATCTGCTAATGGGATAGTTTCGTGCTGTAAAGATTTAGGATCGACTGTTTTCAACGTCCAGTAATGTGTTGGGCCAATACCACTATCAGTACTGTATAAAATTCTACCATCGCTTAACCATTGTTGAATTTTAACATTACTGTTTTCAAAGCTTAAACGTTGCGCGCTACCACCTGCTAAAGGCATGATATAAATCTCATTAGCGCCTTCATAATTAGCAACAAAAGCAACCTGCTTACCATCTGGTGAAATAGTAGCTTGAGTTTCTTGGGCTAAATGGCTAGTAATACGCCGAGCATCGGCATTCTCTGTGCTGGCTTGCCATAAATCACCTTCGGCAGTAAAAATAATTTGCTGGTTATGTAAAGTTGGTGAACGGTAATAGCCCTCAGCAGCCTGAGTTGTACCCATAAGACAGGCCAATAAGGCTGAACTAAGTAAGGAATATCGTAATTTCATAATAGCCTCGATTATATTTAATATTTTTATTTTACCGCCACACGTTAGCAGAATCGCAATCTTTGACCAATAAAAAGCGATAAACCGCTTGATTAGATTGATGAAAAAAATTATTAAGTTACTTAGCTAACGCTGTTTGCAAGGCTTGTAGGCATAAAGCAATATTTTCTCGCTTAGCCGCATAGCCCATTAAACCAATCCGCCATGCTTTGCCTGCTAAATCGCCTAAGCCTGCACCTATTTCTAAGTTGTAGTCTTCTAGTAGTTGTTTACGCACTAAAGCATCATTTACGCCCTGCGGGATATAAACTGCATTTAACTGCGGCAGTCTTGAGGCCTCATCTACTACAAAGGTTAAGCCTAAAGCTTGTAAGCCTGCTTTTAGTAATTGATGCATCTGTGTATGACGCTGCCAAGCTTGCTCTAAGCCTTCAGCGGCTAATAAACGCAATGCTTCATGCAAGGCATATAAGGCATTAACGGGTGCAGTATGGTGATAGCTACGCTTAGCACCACCACTCCAATAAGCCATAACTAAGCTTTGGTCTAAAAACCAACTTTGTACTGGCACAGTCCGGGCTTTAATTACTGCAACAGCAGCCGGAGAAAAGGATACAGGTGATAAACCAGGCACACAGGATAAGCATTTTTGGCTGCCAGCATAAACTGCATCAATGCCCCACTTATCAACACGTAGCTCAGAGCCACCTAAAGAGGTAACGGCATCTACTATAGATAAACAATTATATTTTTTAGCTAAAGCACATAAAGTTTTAGCGTCCGATAAAGCACCAGTTGAGGTTTCAGCATGAACAAAAGCCACAAACTTTGCTTCAGGATGGGCTTTTAAAGCCTGCTCTAATTTTTCAGGCGAAACAGGTTCACCCCAAGCATTATCTACGGTAATAGCTATACCACCGCAACGCTCTACGTTTTGTCGCATCCGCTCGCCAAAGACACCATTGCGACAAACTATAACGCTATCACCTGGCTGTAATAAATTAACAAAACAGGTTTCCATACCTGCGCTGCCCGGTGCCGACACGGCTAATGTCATGTCATTACGGGTTTGAAAGGCATATTGTAACAATTGTTTCAGCTCATCCATCATGCTAATAAATAATGGATCTAAATGGCCTACAGTAGGTTTGGCTTGAGCAGCTAATACTTGGGGATGGACATCAGATGGGCCTGGCCCCATTAAAATTCTTCGTGGCGGATTAAAAGCCGCAATAGTGGGTGGATTAAGCATAAAAGCTCCTAATGTAATACAAGTATAAGAATTAGAAATACTTTTAATGTAACAAATATTGCTAGGACTAACAGCTAGTCATATTGATAACCAGTATTCAAGATAACAATAGTCACCCTAAGACGGCACTATGAGTTATAATAGGACTTTAATATGCTTATTAGCTGTTTTTATTCAAGTTTTTAATTAGGAAATTTGTCATGTCTACTTTACCAGCCTGCCCTAAATGCGCATCTGAATATACCTATGAAGATGGTGTATTATTTATTTGTCCAGAATGTGCTCATGAATGGTCTGCTGATACAACAGCAACAGAAAGTGATAGCAAAGTTATTCGAGACTCAGCAGGAAATGAACTGCAAGACGGTGATACTGTAACTGTAATTAAAGATTTAAAAGTTAAAGGCTCATCATCTGTAGTTAAAATTGGCACTAAAGTAAAAAATATTCGCTTAGTAGATGCCGATCACGATATTGATTGTAAAATTGATGGTTTTGGCCAAATGAGTTTAAAGTCTGAGTTTGTGCGTAAAGTATAAACTTATAAAAGCCACAGAACTTCTAACTAATAGAATAGCTCTGTGGCTTTTTTATACTCCAGTATTAATTCGCTAGCTTAGCCTGCATTGCCAGTTCGAAACTGCGCAACCTATCGCTTACATCATATAAATCACAAGTGAAAATTAATTCATCTGCTTGGGTTTCACTAACAATAGCTTTTAACTTAGCTTTTATTTTCTCTGGACCACCTACGACAGCCATTGCAAAGAAGTTAGCTACAGCTTGTTGTTCATGCGGTAACCACAAGCCAGCCATACTGGATACCGGCGGTTTCATCTTTAACGAGTCACCTCGGACTAAAGATAAAATACGTTGATAACTAGTAGTTACTAAATAGTCAGCCTGCTCATCACTATCAGCCGCGACCAGAGGGATCCCCAACATCACATAAGGTTTCGCTAACTGCGCCGAGGGCTTAAAGTTTTCACGATATAAGCTTATAGCTTGTTGCATAAAACGTGGTGCAAAATGTGAAGCAAAA
This window harbors:
- a CDS encoding S41 family peptidase; this encodes MKLRYSLLSSALLACLMGTTQAAEGYYRSPTLHNQQIIFTAEGDLWQASTENADARRITSHLAQETQATISPDGKQVAFVANYEGANEIYIMPLAGGSAQRLSFENSNVKIQQWLSDGRILYSTDSGIGPTHYWTLKTVDPKSLQHETIPLADASGGSLDEKGNQLFFTRFGVSLYGDNTKVYRGGAMGELWRWQMGSKQEAVLLSKNHQGNISQPMYYQNRVYFISDADGNSNIWSVDAQGKEFRQHSFYKDWRIGRASMSDGQIVYQLGADLHLFNVRDNTTKPVSIALASDRVQQRERWLDKPLNYLTSANYQSQTAKSQAAAITARGQIVISSTGNRRLVQVDTPANSRSRDAILSKDGNWVYAINDASGENEIWRFAADGSKNHSQLTKNSSDHRWQLSLSPDGNYIAHDDKAGDLWLLDLKNGKNTKIYEGGIGLRPYNDLSWSADSQLLTFTFNPANAERVRVGLYSLADKKSELITSDKYNSFSSAISSDGLWLYFVSDRKLVATPSSPWGDRNMGPMFGNRNEIYAVSLKQQACFAFRPEQEIEVCDDKAAQKSREGKKGSLVDWDGIQQRLWQVPIAAGNYYKLAANDSRLYMLDSAGRSRSLKQVEFSRTSAKVETYAPEVADYQLANDGKLLFLRQPTKGGNAGMLVVGAGAKLPNDLKHNYLNINSWQLALSPKDEWQQMFVDAWRMHRDFLFDKGMRGLDWQASKEKYQPLVDRVTDRYELDDVFGQMMGELNALHSQVRGGDYRKTDVQPKMANLGAQFVSDKSGLKVEHIYHSDPEVLSMLSPLAKPGVNISEGDVITAINGVKVTNEADLVQQLRNQAGKQVLLNVQRGKNTWQTVAIPTGYDSHLRYQDWVWHNQQKVSEQSNNEFGYLHLYAMGANDIANFAREFYANYDKKGLIIDVRRNRGGNIDSWIIEKLLRKAWAFWQPTQGSAYTNMQQTFRGHLVVLTDQLTYSDGETFSAGIKTLGLAPLVGKRTSGAGVWLTGRNSLSDNGMARVAETAQYAMDGSWIIEGYGVSPDIEVDNMPFATFQGTDAQLQQAVDFLNKKLFQEPITPLKATMPKTGIAADAQRL
- a CDS encoding alanine--glyoxylate aminotransferase family protein produces the protein MGPGPSDVHPQVLAAQAKPTVGHLDPLFISMMDELKQLLQYAFQTRNDMTLAVSAPGSAGMETCFVNLLQPGDSVIVCRNGVFGERMRQNVERCGGIAITVDNAWGEPVSPEKLEQALKAHPEAKFVAFVHAETSTGALSDAKTLCALAKKYNCLSIVDAVTSLGGSELRVDKWGIDAVYAGSQKCLSCVPGLSPVSFSPAAVAVIKARTVPVQSWFLDQSLVMAYWSGGAKRSYHHTAPVNALYALHEALRLLAAEGLEQAWQRHTQMHQLLKAGLQALGLTFVVDEASRLPQLNAVYIPQGVNDALVRKQLLEDYNLEIGAGLGDLAGKAWRIGLMGYAAKRENIALCLQALQTALAK
- a CDS encoding zinc ribbon domain-containing protein YjdM, which encodes MSTLPACPKCASEYTYEDGVLFICPECAHEWSADTTATESDSKVIRDSAGNELQDGDTVTVIKDLKVKGSSSVVKIGTKVKNIRLVDADHDIDCKIDGFGQMSLKSEFVRKV